In Oncorhynchus clarkii lewisi isolate Uvic-CL-2024 chromosome 16, UVic_Ocla_1.0, whole genome shotgun sequence, one genomic interval encodes:
- the LOC139368903 gene encoding cytochrome P450 3A30-like has translation MWNFPSFSTETWTLVATLFALFMWYGYAPYGFFKKLGIQGPKPLPFIGTFLEYKRGFFIFDNACYQKYGDVWGLFDGRLPIMGVMDTAMIKTILVKECYSVFTNRRDFGLNGELHDAVTTVEDDEWKRIRSTLSPSFTSGRLKDMFMIMTQHSRNLVKFLQKKVDTDEVLEVKEIFGAYSMDVVASSAFSVDIDSINQPNDPLVVNIKKLLKFNLLNPLLILVVLFPFMRPLLEKCNVSFLPAGAMKFFYSFLRKIKAERSKNVHNTRVDLMQLMVDSQIPQDHRSKEAAHKGLTDHEILSQALTYIFGGYETSSSTLGFLSYNLATNPDVQAALQDEIDQIFPDKAPPTYEGLMQMEYLDMVINETLRVYPIISRLERVAKATVEVNGVTIPKGTVVMIPIMVLHHHPTHWPKPEVFRPERFSKENRENIDPYTFLPFGMGPRNCIGMRFALQTIKLVIVEILQSFSFVTCKETEVPLELFDNGFIAPTKPIKLKLVPRVVAPSQD, from the exons ATGTGGAACTTTCCTTCGTTCTCCACAGAGACATGGACTCTGGTAGCGACACTATTTGCTCTCTTCATGTG GTATGGGTATGCACCTTATGGATTCTTCAAGAAACTCGGCATCCAGGGACCTAAACCTCTCCCCTTCATAGGGACGTTTTTAGAGTACAAAAGG GGTTTCTTCATATTTGACAATGCCTGTTACCAGAAGTACGGCGATGTGtgggg GTTATTTGATGGCAGACTGCCCATAATGGGTGTGATGGACACAGCCATGATCAAAACCATCCTGGTGAAGGAATGTTACTCTGTGTTTACCAACAGACGG GACTTTGGGTTGAACGGAGAGCTCCACGACGCTGTAACAACCGTAGAAGACGATGAGTGGAAGAGAATCCGCagcactctgtctccctccttcaccAGTGGACGACTCAAAGAT ATGTTCATGATAATGACTCAACACTCCAGAAACCTGGTAAAGTTTCTGCAGAAGAAGGTAGACACTGACGAGGTCCTGGAAGTTAAAGA aATCTTTGGGGCCTACAGTATGGACGTGGTGGCAAGTAGCGCGTTCAGTGTTGACATTGATTCTATCAACCAACCCAACGATCCCTTAGTTGTCAACATAAAGAAACTACTCAAATTCAACCTGTTAAATCCTCTCCTAATCTTAGTAG TGTTGTTCCCGTTTATGCGTCCGCTCCTGGAAAAGTGTAATGTCTCTTTCCTACCTGCTGGTGCTATGAAATTCTTCTATTCCTTCCTGAGGAAGATCAAAGCAGAGAGGAGCAAGAATGTACACAAT ACCAGAGTGGACTTAATGCAGCTGATGGTGGACTCTCAGATCCCACAGGACCACAGGTCCAAGGAGGCTGCACACAAAG gGCTGACGGACCATGAGATCCTGTCCCAGGCGTTGACATACATCTTTGGGGGCTATGAGACCAGCAGCAGCACACTGGGTTTCCTATCCTACAACCTGGCAACAAACCCTGACGTCCAGGCTGCCCTGCAGGATGAGATCGACCAGATCTTCCCCGACAAG gcTCCACCCACCTATGAAGGGCTGATGCAGATGGaatatctggacatggtcatcaACGAGACCTTGCGGGTGTATCCCATCATCAGCCGGCTAGAGAGGGTTGCCAAGGCGACCGTGGAGGTGAATGGTGTGACCATCCCCAAGGGAACTGTTGTCATGATCCCAATCATGGTCCTTCACCACCACCCAACACACTGGCCCAAACCTGAAGTCTTCCGACCAGAGAG GTTCAGtaaggagaacagagagaacattgATCCCTACACCTTCCTTCCGTTTGGGATGGGGCCCAGGAACTGTATCGGCATGAGATTCGCCCTCCAGACCATTAAGCTGGTGATAGTAGAGATCCTCCAGAGCTTCAGTTTTGTCACCTGCAAGGAGACAGAA GTTCCTCTGGAGCTGTTTGACAACGGCTTCATCGCCCCAACGAAGCCCATCAAGCTGAAGCTGGTCCCCCGTGTTGTGGCCCCCAGCCAGGATTGA